In Aquimarina sp. TRL1, a single window of DNA contains:
- a CDS encoding pitrilysin family protein, producing MNNRNKPFFFFLMCLLIIGCSPKEKKEEEKMEVPENKRGFQVPVEYYTLKNGLKVILSQDHTAPTAVVAVYYNIGFRIEPKDRTGFAHLFEHMMFQGSKNLGKMEFIKLVEKNGGVLNGSTRFDFTNYFEIVPAHKLETMLWAEADRMKGLAITQENLTNQQGVVKNEVKVNVLNQPYGGFPWLDMPQYANTNWYNAHNFYGDLKDLDAANLEDVASFFKTYYAPNNAAISVVGDFDIKETKQWIEKYFGAIPTSDLPVKADISEPRQEKEKSFVKNDSLANKPAIAIAYHMPERNTPAYYAMGLLDQILVQGDNSLLTQKLVNEKGITSRVGGGINYLGNMFNYNGPMLWMYNFTYDNETSKEQVLAAVEEVMTTINEGITQEMIDKALVKMRSSLYDDLGGFFGVGRADLLCSFALFDDDPYRINSIEGEFKKITPEVMNKTIKEYLRSSNRTILTVNPLLANNKKTN from the coding sequence TTTTTCCTGATGTGCCTGTTAATTATAGGCTGTTCACCAAAGGAAAAAAAGGAAGAAGAAAAAATGGAAGTCCCTGAGAACAAACGAGGATTTCAGGTGCCAGTAGAGTATTACACATTAAAAAATGGTCTAAAAGTGATCCTCTCACAAGATCATACAGCACCAACTGCTGTTGTAGCAGTCTATTATAATATAGGTTTTAGGATAGAACCTAAAGACAGAACAGGATTTGCACACTTGTTTGAGCATATGATGTTTCAAGGGTCTAAAAACCTGGGAAAAATGGAATTCATCAAATTGGTAGAAAAGAATGGAGGCGTTCTTAATGGTTCGACACGATTTGATTTTACTAATTATTTTGAGATTGTACCAGCACATAAATTAGAAACCATGCTATGGGCAGAAGCTGATAGGATGAAGGGCTTAGCAATTACACAAGAAAACTTAACCAATCAGCAAGGAGTAGTAAAAAATGAAGTAAAAGTAAATGTGTTAAATCAACCTTATGGCGGTTTCCCATGGCTGGATATGCCACAATATGCTAATACAAATTGGTATAATGCCCATAATTTTTATGGAGATTTAAAAGATTTAGATGCTGCAAATTTAGAAGATGTCGCTTCTTTTTTTAAGACGTATTATGCCCCTAATAATGCAGCGATATCTGTAGTCGGAGATTTTGATATAAAAGAGACTAAACAATGGATAGAAAAATATTTTGGAGCGATCCCTACATCAGATCTTCCTGTCAAGGCTGATATCTCAGAACCAAGACAAGAAAAAGAAAAAAGTTTTGTCAAAAATGATTCCTTAGCAAATAAACCTGCTATTGCAATAGCATACCACATGCCGGAACGAAATACTCCAGCGTATTATGCCATGGGATTATTAGATCAGATATTAGTGCAAGGAGATAATAGCTTGTTGACTCAAAAATTAGTTAATGAAAAAGGAATCACCTCTAGAGTTGGAGGCGGAATTAATTACCTGGGAAATATGTTTAATTATAATGGTCCTATGTTGTGGATGTATAATTTTACCTATGATAATGAAACCTCTAAAGAACAGGTATTAGCCGCTGTAGAGGAAGTGATGACGACAATAAATGAAGGAATTACACAGGAAATGATCGATAAAGCGTTAGTCAAAATGCGATCTTCCTTATACGATGATTTAGGTGGATTTTTTGGGGTAGGACGTGCTGATTTATTGTGTTCTTTTGCTTTGTTTGATGATGATCCATATCGTATTAATTCTATAGAAGGAGAATTCAAAAAAATTACTCCTGAGGTTATGAACAAGACCATAAAAGAATACTTACGATCTTCTAATCGTACCATATTAACCGTGAATCCATTATTAGCTAATAACAAAAAGACAAACTGA